One genomic region from Drosophila subpulchrella strain 33 F10 #4 breed RU33 chromosome 2R, RU_Dsub_v1.1 Primary Assembly, whole genome shotgun sequence encodes:
- the LOC119549753 gene encoding putative fatty acyl-CoA reductase CG8306, whose protein sequence is MASSPITDFYAGRNVFITGATGFVGVTIVEKLLRDVPNVGTLYLLMRAKKGKNVKERLEELKKNSVFDKFKELQLEPRLSKIVPIEGDVGLENLGISPEDRQILIDNVNVVFHSAATLDFFQSLKETTNINLRGTRRVVELCQQLKNLDALVHVSSAYVNAYLTKVEEKLYPSPEDPEKIIQLSETLNDEALKELEPKLLKDHPNTYTFTKHLAEHEVANVASKFPCGIVRPSMITAAWKEPLPGWTISKNGPQGFFMGASKGVLRRLPLDPNIIMDYIPIDVVVNGIITTGYYVNSLQAKNGGRPSELQIFHLTSSTYKPFRFELMADKINSYLHEYPLNSAVWYPNLRLVKSLWVFRLSAILFHFIPAVILDLVTKIGGGRPILVRLHKNVWNSLNTLEKFIFTEWHFDSTRLLALSKTLNLVDKKKFFIDIGELTWDEYFANTILGVRQYLSKEPPKNLEKARRKDKILLGLHVALQLSFWYGVFKLIVCITGISTAKAALVLPVLYYLFGLL, encoded by the exons ATGGCCAG CTCGCCCATCACAGACTTCTATGCGGGTCGCAATGTGTTCATCACAGGAGCCACTGGCTTCGTGGGCGTCACCATTGTGGAGAAACTCCTACGGGACGTTCCCAACGTGGGCACACTGTACCTGCTGATGCGGGCCAAGAAGGGCAAGAACGTCAAGGAGCGACTGGAGGAGCTGAAGAAGAACTCCGTGTTCGACAAGTTCAAGGAGCTGCAGTTGGAGCCGCGTCTCTCCAAGATAGTTCCCATCGAGGGCGATGTGGGCCTGGAGAATCTGGGAATCTCGCCCGAGGATCGTCAGATCCTGATTGACAATGTGAATGTGGTCTTCCACTCGGCTGCCACTTTGGACTTCTTCCAATCCCTGAAGGAGACCACCAACATCAATCTGCGGGGCACAAGGCGTGTCGTGGAGCTGTGCCAACAGTTAAAGAATTTGGATGCTTTGGTCCACGTATCCAGCGCATACGTAAATGCCTATCTCACCAAggtcgaggagaagctatacCCCTCGCCCGAAGATCCCGAGAAGATCATCCAGCTGTCAGAGACTCTCAACGATGAGGCTCTCAAGGAACTGGAACCAAA ACTCCTCAAGGATCACCCCAATACCTACACCTTCACCAAGCACCTGGCGGAGCACGAGGTGGCCAATGTGGCCAGCAAGTTCCCCTGCGGCATCGTCCGTCCCAGCATGA TCACTGCTGCCTGGAAGGAACCTCTTCCTGGATGGACCATTTCGAAGAACGGGCCCCAGGGCTTCTTCATGGGTGCCTCCAAGGGCGTTCTGCGTCGTCTTCCCTTGGATCCCAACATTATTATGGACTACATCCCCATCGATGTGGTGGTCAACGGAATAATAACAACCGGCTACTATGTGAACTCGCTGCAGGCGAAAAACGGAGGTCGCCCAAGCGAGCTGCAAATCTTCCATTTAACCTCCAGCACATACAAGCCCTTCCGGTTTGAACTGATGGCGGACAAGATCAACAGCTACCTGCACGAGTATCCGTTGAACAGCGCCGTCTGGTATCCCAACCTGCGACTGGTCAAGAGCCTCTGGGTCTTCCGGCTGAGCGCCATTCTGTTCCACTTCATTCCCGCTGTTATTCTGGATCTGGTCACCAAGATTGGAGGCGGCAGGCCAAT atTGGTTCGCCTGCACAAAAACGTTTGGAACTCACTGAATACTCTGGAAAAGTTCATCTTCACAGAGTGGCACTTCGACAGCACGCGTCTACTGGCCCTTTCCAAGACTTTGAATCTGGTGGACAAGAAGAAGTTCTTCATTGACATCGGCGAGCTGACGTGGGATGAATACTTCGCCAACACGATCCTTGGAGTACGCCAGTATCTTAGCAAGGAGCCGCCCAAGAACCTGGAAAAGGCTCGTCGCAAAGACAAAAT TCTCCTGGGTCTTCACGTTGCCCTGCAGCTCTCATTTTGGTATGGAGTCTTCAAGCTGATTGTTTGCATTACCGGAATTTCGACAGCTAAGGCGGCTCTTGTCCTACCTGTTCTCTATTACCTGTTTGGACTGCTTTAA
- the LOC119549754 gene encoding dolichol kinase produces the protein MMRSPETDSEHSESGFSTDSQSSGLGGVHHKRRSTRRPDVFSLKAMAPRPNAGPGGWLCLLLPLALGVRLLHDPPKCRDQARMQWILTVSAGGMALETLCFFIYAFVKTGILVKCLVSLLPGVVTSLAFYLLVDTSITFAVIVGFLMTSSYQQIYIYTMRGFKGSFTYGEASVFVQGLVLFATSAIHQLGGFLCGGSWPTDEFEILNMIMVNALFWLLVFCLALVLFPSLRKPYRFYLWMLQLLLAVTCMPVTRPLPLLALIQFLLRDRDRLSILVFYLLLVVLTCITVAWQIGSASKANTRVRKIFHLLIVLVYIPGLVYECALLYLATGVALAAFVVLEILRLLKVPPFADSLADAFRSFKDEKDAGELALTPFCLLIGCSMPIWMTACPCSGSDTLALLSGILAVGVGDTAASVVGSKLGRNKWGKSSRSLEGTAAFVVSILLAVWLLEMAGLVPMTQAKWFATIFAALNSALVEAFTDQVDNLVLPLIFYTIVGMA, from the exons ATGATGCGGAGCCCAGAAACGGATAGTGAGCACTCGGAATCGGGGTTCTCCACGGACAGTCAATCAAGTGGACTGGGAGGAGTGCACCATAAGCGACGGAGCACCAGGCGTCCGGATGTTTTCAGTCTGAAAGCCATGGCGCCCAG ACCCAATGCCGGACCCGGCGGCTGGTTATGTCTACTGCTGCCGCTGGCCTTGGGCGTCCGCCTGTTGCATGATCCGCCGAAATGCAGGGATCAGGCCAGGATGCAGTGGATCCTCACCGTGTCCGCTGGCGGCATGGCCCTGGAAACCCTCTGCTTCTTCATCTATGCCTTCGTTAAGACAGGTATTTTGGTTAAGTGTCTGGTGAGCCTGCTGCCTGGAGTAGTCACCAGTTTGGCCTTCTATCTCCTGGTGGACACCTCCATCACCTTCGCCGTAATCGTGGGATTCCTGATGACCTCCTCGTATCAGCAAATCTATATTTACACTATGCGAGGCTTTAAGGGATCCTTCACCTATGGAGAGGCCTCTGTTTTCGTCCAGGGACTGGTACTCTTCGCTACGAGTGCCATTCACCAACTCGGCGGGTTTTTGTGCGGCGGTTCCTGGCCAACTGATGAATTTGAGATCCTCAACATGATTATGGTG AACGCTCTATTTTGGCTGCTGGTGTTCTGCCTGGCTCTCGTCTTGTTTCCATCCCTGAGAAAACCATACCGCTTCTACCTGTGGATGCTGCAGCTCCTGTTGGCTGTCACCTGTATGCCCGTGACGCGGCCCCTACCTCTGTTGGCCCTGATCCAGTTCCTCCTTCGGGATCGCGATCGCCTCAGCATCTTGGTTTTCTATCTGCTGCTGGTTGTGTTAACCTGCATTACAGTAGCCTGGCAAATCGGCAGCGCCTCCAAGGCCAACACACGAGTGCGGAAGATCTTCCATCTGCTAATAGTGCTGGTCTATATCCCTGGATTGGTGTATGAATGCGCCTTGCTGTACTTGGCCACTGGAGTGGCATTGGCTGCTTTTGTGGTGCTAGAAATTCTGCGCCTCCTAAAGGTTCCTCCGTTTGCTGACAGTCTGGCGGATGCTTTCCGTTCATTCAAAGATGAAAAGGACGCCGGGGAATTGGCTTTGACTCCATTCTGCCTGCTCATTGGATGCTCGATGCCCATTTGGATGACCGCGTGTCCCTGTTCCGGAAGCGATACGTTGGCCCTGCTCTCGGGAATACTGGCAGTTGGGGTAGGAGACACTGCAGCCAGTGTAGTGGGCTCCAAACTTGGGCGCAATAAGTGGGGAA AATCCTCCCGCTCCTTGGAGGGCACCGCAGCCTTTGTGGTGTCCATCCTGTTAGCCGTCTGGCTCTTAGAGATGGCTGGCTTGGTCCCAATGACCCAAGCCAAATGGTTCGCTACCATTTTCGCGGCATTGAACTCTGCTTTGGTGGAGGCCTTTACCGACCAGGTGGACAACCTGGTGCTCCCCCTGATATTCTATACAATTGTAGGCATGGCCTAA
- the LOC119549755 gene encoding 60S acidic ribosomal protein P2: MRYVAAYLLAVLGGKDSPANGDLEKILSSVGIEVDAERLTKVIKELAGKSIEELIKEGREKLSSMPVGGGGAVAAADAAPAAAAGGDKKEAKKEEKKEESESEDDDMGFALFE, encoded by the coding sequence ATGCGTTACGTGGCTGCTTACCTTCTGGCCGTGCTCGGTGGCAAGGACTCGCCCGCCAACGGCGACCTGGAGAAGATCCTCAGCTCCGTGGGCATCGAGGTCGACGCCGAGCGCCTGACCAAGGTCATCAAGGAGCTGGCCGGCAAGAGCATCGAGGAGCTGATCAAGGAGGGTCGCGAGAAGCTCTCCTCGATGCCGGTGGGCGGCGGTGGCGCCGTCGCCGCTGCTGATGCCGCccccgctgccgccgccggTGGCGACAAGAAGGAGGCCAAAAAGGAGGAGAAGAAGGAGGAGTCCGAGTCCGAGGACGACGACATGGGCTTCGCTCTCTTCGAATAA
- the LOC119549504 gene encoding ficolin-1-like, giving the protein MKSTFFVISLSFLLLVELTFCSGGPVAGITKKVTPEDLVSVIDTLTHLISTKNDEFEDILKNLKENDKIISDKDEELEKKDKIIKNLENQIRTISEEQSEITDQLLTLNRTDRCPTDSQSGIYKVIIPGLRNFEAACNKQGWLTIQRRIDGSVNFTRDWESYKNGFGDIRTEFFIGLEKLHLMTEQRPFELNITLVFANGTTTYAHYADFKIGDEASMYEIVSLGSFEGSAGDSLYWNTKKRFSTLDRDNDRVSKNCAQKHGGGWWFAECGYR; this is encoded by the coding sequence ATGAAGTCGACCTTCTTCGTGATTTCCCTCTCGTTTTTGCTCTTAGTCGAGCTGACTTTTTGCAGTGGAGGTCCAGTGGCAGGAATTACTAAAAAAGTAACCCCTGAGGACCTCGTATCGGTGATCGATACCCTTACCCATCTGATAAGTACGAAAAATGATGAATTTGAGGATATTTTGAAGAACCTTAAGGAAAACGATAAAATCATAAGCGATAAGGATGAGGAGCTCGAGAAGAAGGATAAAATAATCAAGAACTTGGAAAATCAAATCAGAACGATTTCTGAAGAGCAATCCGAAATTACCGATCAACTTCTGACCTTAAATAGAACCGACCGATGCCCCACTGACAGCCAAAGTGGCATTTACAAAGTGATAATTCCGGGACTAAGGAACTTCGAGGCTGCCTGCAATAAGCAAGGTTGGTTGACGATCCAAAGGCGTATCGATGGATCTGTAAACTTTACACGCGACTGGGAGAGTTATAAGAACGGATTTGGAGATATACGCACAGAGTTCTTCATCGGGCTGGAAAAACTACACCTGATGACAGAACAACGACCTTTTGAACTCAACATTACACTTGTCTTCGCAAATGGAACTACAACCTATGCCCATTACGCTGATTTCAAAATCGGCGATGAGGCATCTATGTATGAGATAGTAAGTTTGGGCTCGTTTGAAGGTTCAGCCGGGGACTCTCTTTACTGGAACACGAAAAAGAGGTTCTCCACTCTTGACCGGGATAACGACCGCGTTTCCAAAAATTGCGCCCAAAAGCACGGTGGTGGCTGGTGGTTCGCCGAATGTGGATATAGGTAA
- the LOC119551700 gene encoding cyclin-dependent kinase 4: MSLSPQLKRQKMSQGKKFGDGDIFNYQELNIIGTGAYGTVYRARDVITGNIVALKKVRISLNDNGVPMSTLREISLLKQLNASNHANIVKLFEVCQFLERDGQLLILLVFEHLEQDLSDLIDRLPKSGMSSSTIQRLSRELLTGVDFLHSHRIIHRDLKPQNLLVSSQGHLKIADFGLAKTYGSEMKLTSVVVTLWYRAPEVLLAQPYNSTVDIWSAACIIFEMFNRRALFPGTSEKNQLDRIFELTGRPTEQQWPQTISVALEHFPQRHPKRPKDFCPLLCEYADDLLNQMLSYDLHLRPSALACLEHEYFQQEPL, from the exons ATGTCACTGTCACCTCAGCTCAAGCGACAGAAAATGTCCCAGGGGAAAAAGTTCGGCGATGGAGACATTTTTAATTACCAGGAGCTGAACATCATTGGCACAG GTGCTTATGGAACGGTCTACAGAGCCCGAGATGTGATCACCGGTAATATAGTGGCGCTGAAGAAAGTTAGGATCTCGCTGAACGACAATGGAGTGCCCATGTCCACTCTGCGGGAGATCTCGCTGCTGAAACAGCTGAATGCCAGCAACCACGCAAATATTGTCAA ACTGTTCGAAGTATGCCAGTTTCTAGAGCGCGATGGCCAACTGTTGATTCTCCTGGTCTTCGAGCACCTGGAGCAGGATCTATCGGATCTCATCGACAGACTGCCCAAGTCGGGCATGTCGTCCTCCACAATTCAG CGCCTGTCAAGGGAACTGCTCACTGGCGTGGACTTTCTGCACTCGCATCGCATCATCCATCGGGACTTGAAGCCCCAGAACCTGCTGGTCTCCTCGCAGGGCCACCTCAAGATCGCTGACTTCGGCCTGGCCAAGACCTACGGATCGGAAATGAAGCTCACCTCGGTGGTGGTAACCCTCTGGTACCGGGCCCCCGAAGTCCTGCTTGCCCAGCCCTATAATAGCACCGTGGACATCTGGAGTGCTGCCTGCATTATCTTCGAGATGTTCAACCGCAGGGCTCTGTTTCCGGGCACCTCTGAGAAGAACCAGCTGGACCGCATCTTTGA ACTCACTGGTCGACCCACCGAGCAACAATGGCCGCAAACTATCTCTGTGGCACTGGAACATTTTCCCCAGCGGCATCCAAAGAGACCAAAAGACTTTTGTCCACTTTTGTGCGAGTACGCCGATGATTTATTGAAT CAAATGTTATCCTACGACCTCCATCTGCGGCCCTCCGCCTTGGCTTGCCTGGAGCACGAGTACTTCCAGCAGGAGCCTCTATAG
- the LOC119551867 gene encoding uncharacterized protein LOC119551867: MFAHTWQISPVILAILAATTMAAPQLQEAPHALLDIEAPNQFSYTSPLAQPDSLRSKPYFDFLSTLYAHDTAKSNLFRPYSGRQRRDADAGAQKLDRPRRAIVFRPLFVYKQQEIRRQEIKDRNAERRHDLNSLYRL, encoded by the exons ATGTTTGCACACACTTGGCAA ATCTCCCCTGTGATCCTGGCGATCCTGGCAGCGACGACGATGGCAGCCCCCCAGCTGCAGGAGGCCCCCCACGCCCTGCTGGACATCGAAGCACCCAACCAGTTCAGCTACACCTCCCCATTGGCCCAGCCGGACAGTCTGCGCTCCAAGCCTTACTTCGACTTCCTGAGCACCCTCTACGCCCACGACACGGCCAAGTCGAACCTGTTCCGGCCGTACTCCGGTCGTCAGCGCAGGGATGCGGATGCGGGGGCCCAGAAACTGGATCGCCCGCGCAGGGCCATCGTCTTCAGGCCCCTGTTCGTCTACAAACAGCAGGAGATCCGCCGGCAGGAGATCAAGGACAGGAATGCCGAGAGGCGCCACGACCTGAACAGCCTTTACCGGCTGTAG
- the LOC119550049 gene encoding venom protease translates to MQVIFGILLILGALSTFLSEFCDNGTGECKDLTATDCPAVFFNLPLIGSLVKYCDEFNDLVCCPLPLNMQRQSQPLSANIGLRRYENECRRYNEIRASCRSTPFIVGGAKAAGREFPFMALLGQRGKNSSHIDWDCGGTIIHPKFVLTAAHCLETSETKEQRLDINYDCPKYVVRLGELDYKSSSDDAQPQDFRVVNYVVHPAYGEDDDSGSRKNDIALVELEREATFNEYVAPACLPLASGNEHLQVTAAGWGATSEGGHSSSHLLKVSLERFDEHQCSQRLEHKIDVRTQLCAGSQNNSADTCYGDSGGPVFVQHPTYSCLKQVIGITSYGLVCGVQGLPSVYTKVHLYTDWIENIVWGE, encoded by the exons ATGCAAGTGATTTTTGGGATCCTGTTGATATTGGGAGCTCTAAGCACCTTTTTATCTGAATTCTGCGACAATGGAACTGGGGAGTGTAAAGATCTAACGGCAACGGATTGCCCTGCGGTTTTTTTCAACCTGCCCTTAATAGGGAGTCTTGTTAAATATTGCGACGAGTTCAACGACCTTGTTTGCTGTCCTCTGCCACTTAATATGCAAAGGCAGTCGCAGCCATTGTCCGCCAACATTGGCCTCAGGAGATACGAAAACG AATGTCGTCGCTATAACGAGATAAGGGCTTCCTGCCGTTCCACCCCATTCATTGTGGGTGGCGCCAAAGCCGCTGGCCGGGAATTCCCCTTCATGGCGCTACTGGGTCAGCGTGGGAAAAACTCCTCGCACATCGACTGGGACTGCGGGGGCACAATTATCCATCCCAAGTTCGTGCTGACCGCCGCCCACTGCTTGGAGACTAGCGA GACCAAGGAACAGCGCCTGGATATCAACTATGATTGCCCTAAATATGTGGTCAGACTGGGGGAACTGGATTACAAAAGCAGCTCGGATGATGCACAGCCTCAGGACTTCCGGGTGGTCAACTATGTGGTGCACCCAGCTTATGGGGAAGATGACGACTCGGGGAGTCGCAAGAACGACATTGCCCTGGTGGAACTGGAGAGGGAGGCCACCTTCAACGAGTATGTGGCACCTGCCTGCCTGCCACTGGCCAGTGGAAACGAGCATCTCCAGGTGACGGCCGCCGGATGGGGAGCCACCTCGGAGGGAGGGCACTCCTCGTCGCACCTCCTAAAGGTTTCCCTGGAGAGATTCGACGAACATCAGTGCAGCCAGCGGCTGGAGCACAAGATCGATGTGCGAACCCAACTGTGTGCCGGTTCCCAGAACAACAGTGCGGATACTTGTTACGGCGATTCCGGGGGCCCCGTCTTCGTCCAGCATCCCACGTACTCCTGCCTAAAGCAGGTGATTGGCATCACCTCCTACGGACTGGTGTGTGGTGTCCAGGGGCTGCCCAGTGTCTACACCAAAGTCCATCTCTACACCGATTGGATCGAGAATATCGTATGGGGCGAGTAG
- the LOC119550005 gene encoding cytosolic non-specific dipeptidase-like yields MAELPNELKQLFAFVDGKRGDYIDALKTVVGIQSVSAWPEKRGEIDRMVEWTADRLRTLGSEIELADVGQQTLPSGQIIPLPKVLLGTLGKDASKKTVLVYGHLDVQPALKEDGWNTNPFELTEVDGKLLGRGASDDKGPVLCWIHAIEAYIKLNIPLPLNVKFVFEGMEESGSEGLDDLLMERKNDFLADVDYVCISDNYWLGKKRPCLTYGLRGLAYFQVEVECSNKDLHSGLYGGTVHEAMPDLCHLLSALVDKDTKILVPGVDRDVAPELKNEQAIYENIDFEVSEYMKDIGVDQLPHNGDKTRLLQARWRYPSLSIHGIEGAFYETGAKTVIPKKVIGKFSLRLVPDQDPKHIEECVSKYLSDKWTERGSPNKMKVTMLTAGKPWTEDPNHPHYEAAKRAIRHVFNVDPDMTREGGSIPVILTLQEATGKNVILVPVGACDDGAHSQNEKIDVYNYLEGTKLLGAYLHEVGKL; encoded by the exons ATGGCCGAGCTTCCGAATGAACTCAAGCAGTTATTTGC CTTTGTGGACGGAAAAAGAGGAGATTACATCGACGCCCTTAAAACCGTTGTGGGAATTCAGTCCGTTTCAGCTTGGCCAGAAAAGCGAGGAGAGATTGATCGCATGGTAGAATGGACTGCAGATCGGCTCAGGACCCTGGGCTCTGAAATAGAACTGGCGGATGTGGGTCAACAAACCTTGCCGAGTGGTCAAATAATCCCTCTGCCAAAGGTCCTGCTCGGAACTCTGGGCAAGGACGCCTCCAAGAAGACAGTGTTGGTATACGGCCATTTGGATGTGCAGCCTGCTCTGAAGGAAGACGGGTGGAACACCAATCCCTTTGAGCTCACAGAGGTAGATGGAAAGTTGTTAGGACGCGGGGCGTCCGATGACAAGGGACCTGTGCTGTGCTGGATCCATGCTATTGAGGCTTACATAAAGCTTAATATTCCGCTGCCACTAAACGTGAAGTTTGTTTTTGAAGGGATGGAAGAGAGCGGTAGCGAAGGCCTCGACGACTTGTTAATGGAACGCAAAAACGATTTCCTTGCCGATGTTGATTATGTCTGCATTTCCGACAACTACTGGCTAGGGAAGAAGCGCCCTTGCCTAACATATGGGCTCCGTGGACTGGCATACTTCCAAGTGGAGGTGGAATGCTCAAATAAAGATTTGCACAGTGGACTTTATGGGGGAACCGTCCACGAAGCTATGCCGGATCTATGTCACTTGCTCAGCGCTCTTGTCGACAAGGACACAAAAATCCTGGTCCCTGGAGTGGATCGTGAT GTTGCACCCGAACTAAAGAACGAGCAGGCAATATACGAGAACATTGACTTTGAAGTTTCTGAGTACAT GAAAGACATTGGTGTTGACCAGCTGCCGCATAATGGCGACAAAACCAGGCTGCTTCAAGCCAGGTGGCGTTATCCCAGTCTGTCTATCCATGGAATCGAAGGTGCATTTTATGAGACAGGGGCAAAGACCGTCATTCCGAAGAAAGTGATTGGCAAGTTCTCACTTCGACTTGTGCCCGACCAGGACCCAAAGCACATTGAAGAGTGTGTCAGTAAATACCTTAGTGATAAATGGACAGAGAGAGGTTCGCCTAACAAAATGAAG GTTACCATGCTCACAGCTGGAAAGCCTTGGACAGAAGACCCAAACCATCCCCATTATGAGGCTGCGAAACGGGCCATAAGGCATGTTTTCAATGTAGATCCCGACATGACTCGTGAGGGGGGATCCATACCAGTAATATTGACATTGCAGGAAGCCACCGGAAAAAATGTCATCCTTGTGCCAGTGGGAGCATGTGACGACGGCGCCCACtctcaaaatgaaaaaatcGATGTCTACAACTACCTTGAAGGC ACTAAACTGCTTGGCGCTTATCTGCACGAAGTGGGAAAATTGTAA
- the LOC119550424 gene encoding 40S ribosomal protein S15 — protein sequence MADQVDENLKKKRTFKKFTYRGVDLDQLLDMPNNQLVELMHSRARRRFSRGLKRKPMALIKKLRKAKKEAPPNEKPEIVKTHLRNMIIVPEMTGSIIGVYNGKDFGQVEVKPEMIGHYLGEFALTYKPVKHGRPGIGATHSSRFIPLK from the exons ATGGCCGAT CAAGTCGACGAAAATCTGAAAAAGAAGCGTACCTTCAAGAAGTTCACCTACCGTGGTGTCGACTTGGACCAGCTTCTGGACATGCCCAA CAACCAGCTGGTCGAGCTGATGCACAGCCGTGCCCGCAGGCGTTTCTCCCGTGGTCTGAAGCGCAAGCCAATGGCTCTGATCAAGAAGCTGCGCAAGGCCAAGAAGGAGGCTCCCCCAAATGAGAAGCCCGAGATTGTCAAGACCCACCTGAGGAACATGATCATCGTCCCCGAGATGACCGGCTCCATCATTGGTGTCTACAACGGCAAGGACTTCGGACAG GTGGAGGTCAAGCCCGAGATGATCGGCCACTACCTGGGCGAGTTCGCTCTGACCTACAAGCCCGTCAAGCACGGTCGTCCCGGTATCGGTGCCACCCACAGCTCCCGTTTCATTCCTCTGAAGTGA